Below is a window of Yersinia kristensenii DNA.
GTAAAGGGATTACCGGGTGCTGGCCAGCAGATTGGCTGAACAAGACGGATGCCGAGGGCATCACTGTGGCGCAGGCGATGGAAAATGCGGGGTTTGATCCGGCGGCGGTGGTGCAAGCGCAACGGGCCGCGAGTGATTTCTGTGCTTATCTTGAACTGCATATTGAACAAGGGCCATGTTTGGAACAGGCCGATTTGGCATTGGGTGTGGTGACGGCGATTAATGGTGCGCGCCGCTTAAATTGCCAATTTACCGGGCTGGCGGGCCATGCTGGTACCGTGCCAATGGGGCAGCGGCAGGATGCATTAGCCGCTGCTGCCGAATGGATTTGTGCAGTTGAGCAGTTGGCCGAGCATTATGGCGAGCATCTGGTGGCGACGGTGGGAACGCTGGCCTGTTTACCCGGTGCGGTGAATGTGATTGCGGGGCAGGTGAGATTGACTTTGGATATTCGCGGCCCGCAAGACAATGGTGTTAGCGAGTTATTAGCGCATTTATTGGCGCGGGCGGAGGTGATCGCGGCGCGCCGTGGCCTGACTTTTGCCACGGAAGAGTTTTACCGCATCAATGCCACCGCCTGTGATGATAACTTGCAGAAGTGTATTGGTGACAGTGTTAGTCAGGTGCAAGGGCGCTCATTAGCATTGCCCAGCGGCGCGGGCCATGATGCCATTGCTGTTGCTGAATGTTGGCCGGTGGGGATGTTATTTGTGCGCTGCAAAGGCGGGGTAAGCCATCATCCGGATGAATCTGTGACTTGCGATGATGTCGCGAAAGCTCTTCAAGCTTATCTGGAGACGGTGTTGTCGTGGGCGGCATCAGTCGCCGTGAGAACCGACAGATCCTAAAGACGCCGTATTTCTTTGGTTAAAACAAGCATTCATGTAGGCTCGAACCGCGCCATTCTTGGCGCGGAGGCTTCACTCTTCTGTCTATCCTCAGCCCATAAGATTGGGGGGTTGTTAACTTACAACAGCAAAAACTTATCGCTATCGCGCCACGCCGGGAATGCTTTCCGATAACTCAGCTGCGTTTCCAAAGATAACTCTGCGTCCAACTGCGCCGCTTGCCCCGGCTCAGCTTGGGCCAGAATCTCACCTTGGGCATCCAAAATTACACTATCACCTTGATAATAATGGCCATTATCATCATCACCGACCCGATTGCAACCGGCGACATAAGCTTGATTTTCTATTGCCCGCGCCGCCAGCAAGGTTTGCCAATGTTTGGCGCGCGCGGCGGGCCAGTTCGCCACATATAGTGCTAAATCATAATCTTGTTGGTTGCGCGACCACAGCGGAAAGCGCAGGTCATAACAGACTTGCGGCAGAATTCGCCAGCCGCGCCACTCGACAATTTTGCGCTCGCCCCCCGCCAGATAGTGATGGTGTTCACCGGCCATGCGGAATAAGTGGCGCTTGTCATAGTGATGGATTTTGCCATCCGGTTGCGCCAACAGAAAACGATTAACTGCGCCGTCGGGTGTTTTTAGCGCCACACTGCCGCCAATCAGGGCATCGGTGCGGGCCGACCAATAGCGCAACCAGTCGATGACCTCAGTTTCTGGCAGCGCATTCTCCGCCGCATTCATTGCGAAACCAGTGGTAAACATTTCCGGTAACACAATCACATCACGCTGCCGTATGGGTTCTAGCAGCATGTCAAAGTGACGTAGATTGGCTGCGGTATCCAGCCACACTAGCGGTTGTTGTAACACAGTCAGTTTTAAAGTTGACACAAGCGCTCCGCAGCGGCGTCCAGCGTGGCATCCTGTTTGGCGAAGCACAGCCGGATCAGTTTATGGGGGAACGGGCCGGCGCAGAAGACGGATAAAGGTATTGCGGCCACACCCACGTGCTCGGTCAGCCATTGGCAGAATTCAACATCGTCGAGGTCAGAAATAGCACTGTAATCGGCCAGCAAGAAGTAGGTTCCTTCACTGGGCAGAATTTTGAAGCGGCTGGTGGAGAGCGCATTGACGAAGCGATCGCGGCGCGCGCGATAGAATTCCGGTAATTGTTGCCAGTGCTCCGGTTCGCTATTCAGCATGTCAGCCAGTGCAAACTGTACTGGAGTACAGACTGAAAACGTCAAATATTGATGAATTTTGCGCACTTCAGCAGTGATCGCGGCGGGTGCGATGCAATAACCCGCTTTCCAGCCGGTCATATGAAAAGTTTTGCCAAAAGAGGAAACCGCAATAGCCCGTTGGCGCAATTGTGGGTGCGCCAATACGCTGGCGTGACCGGCGGCGCTGAAACAGATGTGTTCGTAAACTTCATCACTGAGGACATAAATATTGCGTTCGGCAATCACTTGCCACAGTTGCTCAAAATCTGCTGCGTGCCAAACAGTTGCTGATGGGTTATGCGGCGTATTCACAATCACCAGCCGGGTACGTTCTGAAATCAGGTCAGCAAACTCGGCCCAATCAGTAGCGAATGCCGGGGGTTTGAGCGCTATGCGCTTGAGAATGCCGCCGGCCAATTTCACCACCGGAGCATAACTGTCATAGCTGGGATTAAAGCAAATGACTTCGTCACCAGGGCGTACCAGCGCGGTAATCGCAGCAAATAAGGCCTCACTGGCACCGGTAGTGACAGTCACTTCGCTGTCAGCATCGGGCTGCCAGCCGTAGATTTTAGCTGTTTTCTCGGCAATAGCCGTGCGCAGCGGCGCGACGCCGGTCATCGGGGCATATTGGTTAGCGCCCTGACTCACATGATAGGCTAATCGTTGCTTGAGATAATCGGGGCCATCGAAATCCGGGAAGCCTTGCGACAGGTTAATAGCTTGATGTTTTTGCGCCAATGCACTCATTTGCGAGAAGATGGTGGTGCCCTGTGCGGGTAATTTACTGTCTGGAATAAAAGATAAAGTGCTCATCGCGGGTGAATACTCCTGGCGCTGTATGTTGCCGTAAATATATCACGATGTTAATATTTGGCAATCAAGACGTTTGGATGTTTAAACGGCTAAATGACATAATTGGCTAAGTATAGATAAATTTGTGCTAAGGGTAATCGTCTGACCGAGGGGCATGGCAATATGCTCTGACAGCAACACCACTTTAGCCAGCATCACTACAGCCAACACCACTACAGCCAACATCACTACAGGGATATGCAATGACCGAAAATGTACAACTTGGCGCGCTGTTAGCCGCCTGCCACTGGATTGGTGAGAAGGGCTGGTGCCCGGCGACCGGCGGCAATATGTCCTTGCGGCTGGATTCGGCTCAATGTTTGGTAACGGAGTCGGGCAAAGATAAAGGGAGTTTAACGGCTGATGATTTTTTGCTGGTGGAGACGGCTAATAACCATGTGCCTAGCGGACGTACCCCATCGGCGGAAACCGGCCTGCATACCTTGCTCTATCGTCTGTATCCGGAAATCAATGCGGTCTTACATACTCACTCGGTGAATGCTACGGTGTTATCACGCGTTGAGCGGAGTCATGAGTTGGTATTGCACGGCTATGAGATGCAGAAATCTCTCGCGGGTCAGCGCAGCCACCTTGATAGCGTGGTGATCCCCATTTTCGATAATGATCAGGATATCCCGGCCTTGGCACAGCGGGTTGCCGCGCGGGCTGATAATCACCCATTACGTTACGGCTTTTTGGTCCGTGGGCATGGTTTGTATTGTTGGGGCAATAGCGTGTCTGAAGCCCGCCGCCATTTGGAAGGGCTGGAGTTTTTGTTCCAGTGTGAACTGCAACGCCGCCTATTGGATGTCAATTATAAAGCGGAGGCAAAATGATTCAGGCAATAGTGACCGACATTGAAGGCACCACCACCGACATCCGCTTTGTCCATCAAGTGCTGTTCCCTTATGCCCGCGAGCGACTGACGCCTTTTTTACAAGAACATCAACAGGATGAAGAGGTTGCTGCCGCATTGGTCAGTTTGCGGCGCGAGATTGAACAACCGGATGCAGATATTGAAACTCTGATTACCACATTGCACAGTTTTATGGATGAAGACCGCAAATCTACTGCGCTAAAAGCCATTCAGGGCATTATTTGGCGCAGTGGTTATCTGCAAGGGGATTTTCGTGGTCACTTGTATTCCGATGTTGCCCCGCAACTGGTGGATTGGCAGCTGCAAGGGCTGAAGCTGTATGTTTATTCATCCGGCTCGGTTGCTGCACAGAAATTATTGTTTGGTTACAGTGATGCGGGGGATTTACAGCCATTATTCAGTGGTTATTTTGACACCCATGTGGGGGCGAAGCGCGAAGTGAGCGCTTACCAGAATATTGCCAAGCAACTGAGTATTGCACCGCAAGCATTGCTGTTTTTATCTGATATTCGTCAGGAATTGGACGCAGCACAGCTTGCTGGCTGGCAAACTTGTCAGTTGATTCGAGATCTTCCCGACAGCGAAAGCCGTCATCCCCAGGTCAGCCGTTTTGATGAGATAGATATAGAGGGTTTTACAGCATGAGTGGATTAACCATTTTTAGTGATGAGCAGCCAGAACAGCCACTGTGGCAAAGCCGCGATGCTGATGAAATTCAACAGCAATTGACCGCTATTGGCGTGCGTTTTGAGCGCTGGCAGGCGGATCGCGAACTGGGTGAAAACCCACAACCGGAAGCAGTGATTGCCGCTTATCAGCATGAAATTGATCGGCTGGTGGCAGAAAAAGGCTATCAGAGTTGGGATGTGATCAGCATGCGCCCTGATAACGCGCAGCGCGAAGTGTTGCGCGAGAAGTTTTTATCAGAGCACACCCACGGTGAAGATGAAGTGCGTTTCTTTGTCGAAGGGAGCGGGTTATTTTGCTTGCATCTGAATGGCAAAATTTATCAGATTTTGTGTGAAAAGAATGATTTGCTATCAGTGCCAGCAGATACCCCACATTGGTTTGATATGGGGTCTAAACCGAATTTTACCGCTATCCGCGTATTTGATAATCCTGAAGGTTGGGTGGCACATTTTACCGGCGATAAGATAGCCGATGCCTACCCGCGCCTGGATTAAAAATATAAAATCTTTCAGTACGGAGACTGGCGGGGCGACTGCACCGATGGGCGCTCCGGCGACTCTCGTCGCTACGACCCATTCGGCACATTTCCCCGCATATAAACGTTATTAACAGCATGAAATCTAAGGCGATAATACCGTCTTCGGCTGGAAGAAGCCTGCGGCGACTTGTTCTGGCGTGATAACACCGCTGTCTAATACCCAACCGCTAATTAATGCGGCTGGGGTGACATCAAACGCCGGGTTATATACTGGAGCATCTTCTGGTGCCCATTGGCAATGACCAAACCCCCCAGACACGCCTTGGACTTCGCTGGCATCACGCTGCTCAATGGGGATTGCTGCACCATTCGGGCAATCAGGATCATGAGTGGTATGCGGAGCCGCCACATAGAATGGAATGCGGTGATAATGCGCCAATACCGCCAAACTATAGGTACCAATTTTATTCGCTACATCGCCGTTGGCAGCAATGCGGTCCGCACCAACCCAGATAGCATCTACTTTGCCCTGAGCCATCAAACTGGCCGCCATCGAATCACAAATTAATTGATATGGAATACCCAACTCGCCCAGTTCCCAAGCGGTTAAGCGTCCGCCTTGTAGCAAAGGGCGGGTTTCATCAACCCACACTTGGCGGATTTTGCCCTGCTGATGAGCGCGCAGTAATACGCCAATAGCGGTACCAATGCCCGCGGTGGCCAGGCCGCCAGTGTTGCAATGAGTGAGTAAGTTACTGCCGGGTTTGACTAATTGTGCGCCGTGCTGGGCAATGCATTCACATAACTCGCGGTCTTCTTCGACCAGACGCAGCGCCTCGTGGGCCATGGCTTCAACCCAATTGGCTTGCAATAATGCCTGCTGCATCCGTGCCAGATTATTCATTAAATTCACTGCGGTGGGCCGTGATTCCCGCAGCGCAATCAGGGCTTGCTCAAGCTGCACTTGCGGTAAGCCGCGATCAGCCAGTAAAGCCAACAACAGGCTGGTTGATAAGCCAATTAATGGCGCGCCGCGCACCCGCAGCGCTTGAATATGCTCAATCAGTAATTCCACAGTATCGGCAGATAGCCATTCCTGGCGCTGCGGCAACGCCTGTTGATCAAGTATCCAAAGCTGATTATTGATAATTTTTAGGCTAGTGGTCTGTAAATCGAAGGTGTTAAGCGTCTGCATTGTCAGTTAAATCCATGTTGCGTTATTGCATCTGGTTTCTTATTCTGCCAACATATCTTACGGATGTGTAGACGTCTATATGGTTTTACGCCTAAATACGGAATTTTTTTGCTCGAACAGGGAATTATTTCACGGCTAAGCAAATGGTTGGCGGTGAGTGAATCAGAATTAGATAAAGAAAAAAGAGGTTGAAAATGTCGCGCTACCATACATTTACTGCTGCAGATGCCGTTGAATATGCTCGCCAATTTGGTCAGATAGCTGACCCGCTGACCTTGGTGACGGCCGACGAAATTGGAGATGGAAATCTCAATCTGGTGTTTAAAATCCGTGATGCTGCCGGGATTAGTCGGGTAATTGTGAAACAGGCATTACCTTATGTGCGTTGTGTGGGTGAATCCTGGCCGCTGACCTTGGATCGTGCCAGAATTGAAGCAGAAACCCTGCTGACTCATAGCCAATTTTGCCCACAGCATACGGTTAATGTCCTGCACCATGATGCAGAATTGGCAGTGATGGTGCAGGAAGATTTATCTGATCATCAAATCTGGCGCAGTGAATTAGTTAAGGGAAAATACTATCCTCAAGCTGCGGGACAACTGGCTGAGTATTTAGCGCAAACCTTATTCCATACCTCAGATTTCTATCAATCGGCTCAAGCTAAAAAGGCTGCTGTGAGTCGCTATACCAACCCGGAATTGTGCCAAATCACCGAAGATTTATTCTTTACTGATCCTTATATTGATCATGAACGTAATAATTTCGACCCGGCGCTATTAGCGGATGTGTTGGCTTTACGTCAGGATAATGCACTCAAGTTAGCCGTGGCTTCGCTAAAGCACCGTTTCTTGAGCAAAGCCGAGGCACACCTTCACGGCGATATTCACAGTGGCTCCATTTTTGTCGCGGATGGCCGCCTGAAAGCCATTGATGCCGAGTTTGGTTTTTATGGCCCGATAGGTTTTGATATCGGTACCGCGTTGGGAAATTTATTGCTTAATTACTGTGGGTTACCGGGATTAGCTGGCCCGCGTGATGCGGCGGCAGGTCGTGAACAGCGGCTGAAAGATATTCATATTCTGTGGGAAACCTTCGCTAGCCGTTTTCTGGCCTTAAGTGAGGAAAAAACCCAAGACTCAACATTGGCAACCGCTGGTTACGCACAACTGTTTTTACAGCAGGTTTGGCAAGATGCGGTGGGGTATTGTGGCAGTGAATTGATCCGTCGCACCATTGGACTGGCCCATGTGGCTGATCTTGATAGTATTGTTGATGATGAGATGCGTAGGGCGTGCCAACGTCATGTTTTGAGTTTGGGGCGTACTTTGATATTGGCTGCGCCACACATTGGTGGTGTTGATGATTTGATTGCTCGCATTAGGCAGAATGGGTTGTGAAATTGCTCGATGTAATACTATAGATTAATGATTGCCTCAATATAGTAACCCCGTTAAGTAATACGGGGTTTTTTATTATATAAATTACTATTGCGTATGGTATCTATAATTATTGAAAGTAGCATCACAAAAAATGACTGAATCATTGATATTTAGGCTGGTTTAAATGTGATTAATATTTTTCACTGTTATTTTAATTATTTTTTTAACTTATCATTCTGTTTTTTTAAATTATGGTTTTGTTGCTTTTAATTATGGTTAATATGTTTTATAAGGATGTATTTTATTTTAACGTATATATTTCAGTTGATTATTTAATTACCATTCTATCTATATAAGTTAAAATTATTTTAATCTTCAATTTTAATCTTTCTTTATTATTATCTCATGTAAATTATGATGCATCTATCACAAATAACTATTTGTTATAAATATGAAGTGGATATTAGTCTGAAACTACAAAGAACACTGTTTTAGTATGTTTGTATTTATTTGGTTGCGACACCCTGTTTAATTCTATTCTGTATTCTTTAATAAATATGTAACTTGATAATTTAAACCCAACCCTATGGACCAGTGTTAAATAACTAATAATTTTTATTTAAACTGGAGTTATCATCATACTAAGCAGGCGTATTTTATGCGATATTTTTATTGTCCAGAAAAATTATGGTGTCAGAATAAATTTAGAGCTCAAACAATAATAACGACCCTTTTTTTTTGCTCACAGGTAGTCTCCGCTCCTCAGATAATAAATGTACCGAATGCTGGTACGATTAGTAACGAAATACGGCAAACAACGCAGGAGCCATTGCGCGCACCACCGGAAGCTGAAGTCAAGCTTCCGCTTTTGGTTTCCCCCTCATTATCCAGCCGTTCTACAGTGGTGGAAAAAATCGTTTTACGTGAGGTCAAGTTCGAGGGTGATACCCAATTATTGCTGCCCAGCGATGGGAATAATAAAGTTTTACGAACCGTCATTACGCCCTGGTTGGGGCAACGATTAACCTTTAACGATTTACAAGCCATGACGTTAGCGGTAACGCGTTTTTATCGACAACAAGGATTCGTTGCAGCTCAGGCAATATTACCGCCACAAACTATCCGTGAGGGTGTTGTCGTCGTCCGTATTCTTGCTGGCAGATTAGATAAACCGGAAGTCAATAATCAGAGCAGGTTAAATACGGGCTTTGCTACTGCGGTGATTGAAAGTAATAGTTGCAGCAAGGAGGTGGGTTTTTTTGGTGATAAATATTGCGCAGCTTCTCCAGCTGAATTATCCCGCCTTGAAAGAACCGCCATTGTCCTTAATGAGATACCTGGTATTGACGCCTCGTTAGCATTGAAACCGGGAACCCAATCGGGAATGACAAGAGTCTATGCTGATATGACGCCGGGCCAAACTGCTATGGGATATATTGGTGCCGATAATCAGGGTAATGATTACTCCGGTCACAATCGGTTATTAATGGGCGGCGCGTTGAATAATATAACGGGGTGGGGGGACCAATTACGCGCAGATTTGATTCTATCCAGTTCGGCCGATGTATTCAATGGCATGTTGGACTATAACTTTCCTATTAATACTTATGGCACCCGTGCCGCAGTGAATTATAGCTATCTGGATTATACCCTTAAGGGGCCTTTCGATATATTGGATGCTCGCGGCCATTCTAATACTTGGGGCATTGATTTACGCCATCCGTGGACCCGTCATTCGGCAGCAAGAATTGATGTGAATATCGGTTATTATCAGGGCCGGATGCGAGATTCATTGATAATGCTACCGGAACAAAAACGTAATTTAGATGCTGGGGAGTTAGGTATTAATGGCACCTTTACTGCAATCCCTCGCGGGCTCAGCAATTTTAATTTACTGAGCACGGCAGGTCACCTGTCACTGGATGATGAATTCAGTAAGAACATAAATTCTTTGACTAATATTAGCGGTACTTTTGCCCGTTTTAATTATCGTGTCGGTCATGATCAGGGTTTGGGCCCTAACTTTTCTTTCTTCAATCAATTTACCGGTCAGATGGCCAGTAAGAATCTTGATAGCTCACAAAAGCTATTGTTAGGTGGACCATTGGCGGTTCGCGCTTATGGTATTGGCGAAAGGGCGGTGGATAAAGGTACTGTTTTTACCACCGAATTACGTGCTCACTGGCAACCTCCTCTCCCTGCTTGGACTGGTGTAGGAAATCAAATTACCTTTGCGGCATTCTTTGATCAAGGGTGGGGGTCTTATTATCGCCAACCTATCGAGGGCCTGACGGGGAATAATATTAACCTGTCTGGTTTCGGTGCTTATATATATCTCTCTCGTGCGGCAGATTATTCTTTGAATCTGACCTGGGCACATCGTACCGGCCAGGCTGCAACTCCTCAATCGGATAACGACCAACTTTGGCTTAGCGCTTACAAGATGTTTTAGCGCTTATCGGCATATTTGTCAGATTTAATGGACGTGAATAATGAACAGTAAATTATACAAACTTGTTTTTTGTCATCGGTTGGGATGTTTGATTGCTGTCGGGGAATATACTCGAGCTTATGGGCGTTCGTTTTCGTCTCCTGGAGGAAAATTAATTAATGATAATAATAAGACCGGAATATTAAGCCATCTGGCTATATTGATGGGATTAGCGCTCGGCACCTGCCCTTTACTGGTATTTGCTCATTCCTCACTGCCGGTTAACGGCAAGGTTGTTATTGGTCAAGGTGTATTGGATGTTAATAACACCACCCTTACTGTGACTCAGCAAAGTGATAAGTTGGCGATCAATTGGGGCAGTTTTGATATCGCGCAAGGTAACAGCGTTATTTATAACCAGCCCGGGCAGCAGAGTATTGCACTGAACCGAGTATTAGGCCGCGATGCATCACAAATATATGGCAACTTAAAGGCCAATGGTCAGGTCTTTTTACTTAATCCAAATGGAATTCTATTTGGTAAAGGCGCACAAGTTGATGCGGGGGGTTTAGTTGCCAGTACTAAATCTATGTCTAATAAAGATTTTATTAGCGGATGCTATACGCTGACCAGCCGTGGCCATGAAGGCCAAGTGATTAATCAGGCTAATTTGCGTACCACATCGGGCGGCTATATCGCGCTGATTGGTCAACAGGTTGATAATCAAACTTCAGGTATTATCAATACACCGCAAGGGAAAGTAGCACTAGCAAGTGGGGGCCGCGTTACTCTTAATCTGGACCATGGCAGTTTACTCGGAGTGCAAATTCAGGGTGAACAGGTCAGCACTTTGCTAAAAAACGGCGGGCTGATTCAGGCTGACGGCGGGGTTATCCAACTGACTGCTCTCGGTAAAGAGATGTTAATGAATACCGTGATTGATAATACCGGTATTTTGCAGGCGCGCGGTTTGGCTGAAAAAAATGGTGTTATTTACCTCGATGGTGGCAGTGATGGGATAGTGAGCCAGCAGGGAGTCATTAATGCCAGTGACCCGCAAGGCCACGGCGGCAATATTATTCTGCAAGGTAAAAACATACATTTGGTTGCTGCGAGTAAAATTGATGCACGTGGAGCCAAGGGCGGTGGCAAAGTGCTGGTCGGCGGCGACTGGCAAGGTAAAAATAAACTAATAAAAAATGCCCGCGCAGTCGTCATGGATAAAGGGGCGAATATTGATGTTTCCTCCTCGCATCAAGGAGCGGGCGGAACTGCTGTACTATGGTCTGAAGATTACACCGCTTTCTATGGCAATATTCATGCCCGTGGTGGATCACAATCAGGTGATGGTGGGAAGGTAGAAACATCCAGTAAGCACAATTTACAGGCTTTTGGTCAGGTTGATGCAAGTGCAACTCTCGGTAATAAAGGCCGTTGGTTACTCGATCCGGCCGAGGTCAACATTGTTGACAGTGGTGCTGAGAGTGGTTCATCGGTTCAGTCCGGGGATCTTCCTGCGGGATATGTGAAAAATGCACAGGTTTTTACGCCAACCGCCAATGTTGCACAAATACTGAATACCAGCATCAATACTCAGCTCGATCGTGGCACTAATGTGACGGTAACCACTAGTAATAGCAGTTTAACCAATTGCCGTTGGTGTAATATTACGGTGAGTGCTGATATTAATAAAACCGCCGGAGGCGATGCTACGCTGACATTGCATGCTGATGGCAATATTACCATTAACAATAATATTTCGTCTAATGCCGGCAAGCTGAGCCTTAATTTGTTAGCGGGAAACTCCACCGCAGATTCTGTTATTACATTAAATAATGGTAATATTTTATTAAATAAAGGGGATTTACTAGCAAAATATGCCGATGATAAAAGTGCAACTCGTATTATTATT
It encodes the following:
- the hpxK gene encoding allantoate amidohydrolase — encoded protein: MAVTLPDAEAEQAALRVLARSDVLAAISESPAMLTRVYLSPEHLRANQQVGKWMQAHGMRVWQDAVGNICGRYEGLQSNAPAILLGSHLDTVRNAGRFDGMLGVLSALEVVGYLHRQQRRLPVAIEVIGFADEEGTRFGITLLGSKGITGCWPADWLNKTDAEGITVAQAMENAGFDPAAVVQAQRAASDFCAYLELHIEQGPCLEQADLALGVVTAINGARRLNCQFTGLAGHAGTVPMGQRQDALAAAAEWICAVEQLAEHYGEHLVATVGTLACLPGAVNVIAGQVRLTLDIRGPQDNGVSELLAHLLARAEVIAARRGLTFATEEFYRINATACDDNLQKCIGDSVSQVQGRSLALPSGAGHDAIAVAECWPVGMLFVRCKGGVSHHPDESVTCDDVAKALQAYLETVLSWAASVAVRTDRS
- a CDS encoding amidohydrolase; this translates as MSTLKLTVLQQPLVWLDTAANLRHFDMLLEPIRQRDVIVLPEMFTTGFAMNAAENALPETEVIDWLRYWSARTDALIGGSVALKTPDGAVNRFLLAQPDGKIHHYDKRHLFRMAGEHHHYLAGGERKIVEWRGWRILPQVCYDLRFPLWSRNQQDYDLALYVANWPAARAKHWQTLLAARAIENQAYVAGCNRVGDDDNGHYYQGDSVILDAQGEILAQAEPGQAAQLDAELSLETQLSYRKAFPAWRDSDKFLLL
- a CDS encoding pyridoxal phosphate-dependent aminotransferase, producing the protein MSTLSFIPDSKLPAQGTTIFSQMSALAQKHQAINLSQGFPDFDGPDYLKQRLAYHVSQGANQYAPMTGVAPLRTAIAEKTAKIYGWQPDADSEVTVTTGASEALFAAITALVRPGDEVICFNPSYDSYAPVVKLAGGILKRIALKPPAFATDWAEFADLISERTRLVIVNTPHNPSATVWHAADFEQLWQVIAERNIYVLSDEVYEHICFSAAGHASVLAHPQLRQRAIAVSSFGKTFHMTGWKAGYCIAPAAITAEVRKIHQYLTFSVCTPVQFALADMLNSEPEHWQQLPEFYRARRDRFVNALSTSRFKILPSEGTYFLLADYSAISDLDDVEFCQWLTEHVGVAAIPLSVFCAGPFPHKLIRLCFAKQDATLDAAAERLCQL
- a CDS encoding methylthioribulose 1-phosphate dehydratase, yielding MTENVQLGALLAACHWIGEKGWCPATGGNMSLRLDSAQCLVTESGKDKGSLTADDFLLVETANNHVPSGRTPSAETGLHTLLYRLYPEINAVLHTHSVNATVLSRVERSHELVLHGYEMQKSLAGQRSHLDSVVIPIFDNDQDIPALAQRVAARADNHPLRYGFLVRGHGLYCWGNSVSEARRHLEGLEFLFQCELQRRLLDVNYKAEAK
- the mtnC gene encoding acireductone synthase, producing MIQAIVTDIEGTTTDIRFVHQVLFPYARERLTPFLQEHQQDEEVAAALVSLRREIEQPDADIETLITTLHSFMDEDRKSTALKAIQGIIWRSGYLQGDFRGHLYSDVAPQLVDWQLQGLKLYVYSSGSVAAQKLLFGYSDAGDLQPLFSGYFDTHVGAKREVSAYQNIAKQLSIAPQALLFLSDIRQELDAAQLAGWQTCQLIRDLPDSESRHPQVSRFDEIDIEGFTA
- a CDS encoding 1,2-dihydroxy-3-keto-5-methylthiopentene dioxygenase, which codes for MSGLTIFSDEQPEQPLWQSRDADEIQQQLTAIGVRFERWQADRELGENPQPEAVIAAYQHEIDRLVAEKGYQSWDVISMRPDNAQREVLREKFLSEHTHGEDEVRFFVEGSGLFCLHLNGKIYQILCEKNDLLSVPADTPHWFDMGSKPNFTAIRVFDNPEGWVAHFTGDKIADAYPRLD
- the mtnA gene encoding S-methyl-5-thioribose-1-phosphate isomerase — its product is MQTLNTFDLQTTSLKIINNQLWILDQQALPQRQEWLSADTVELLIEHIQALRVRGAPLIGLSTSLLLALLADRGLPQVQLEQALIALRESRPTAVNLMNNLARMQQALLQANWVEAMAHEALRLVEEDRELCECIAQHGAQLVKPGSNLLTHCNTGGLATAGIGTAIGVLLRAHQQGKIRQVWVDETRPLLQGGRLTAWELGELGIPYQLICDSMAASLMAQGKVDAIWVGADRIAANGDVANKIGTYSLAVLAHYHRIPFYVAAPHTTHDPDCPNGAAIPIEQRDASEVQGVSGGFGHCQWAPEDAPVYNPAFDVTPAALISGWVLDSGVITPEQVAAGFFQPKTVLSP
- the mtnK gene encoding S-methyl-5-thioribose kinase; amino-acid sequence: MSRYHTFTAADAVEYARQFGQIADPLTLVTADEIGDGNLNLVFKIRDAAGISRVIVKQALPYVRCVGESWPLTLDRARIEAETLLTHSQFCPQHTVNVLHHDAELAVMVQEDLSDHQIWRSELVKGKYYPQAAGQLAEYLAQTLFHTSDFYQSAQAKKAAVSRYTNPELCQITEDLFFTDPYIDHERNNFDPALLADVLALRQDNALKLAVASLKHRFLSKAEAHLHGDIHSGSIFVADGRLKAIDAEFGFYGPIGFDIGTALGNLLLNYCGLPGLAGPRDAAAGREQRLKDIHILWETFASRFLALSEEKTQDSTLATAGYAQLFLQQVWQDAVGYCGSELIRRTIGLAHVADLDSIVDDEMRRACQRHVLSLGRTLILAAPHIGGVDDLIARIRQNGL
- a CDS encoding ShlB/FhaC/HecB family hemolysin secretion/activation protein; its protein translation is MRYFYCPEKLWCQNKFRAQTIITTLFFCSQVVSAPQIINVPNAGTISNEIRQTTQEPLRAPPEAEVKLPLLVSPSLSSRSTVVEKIVLREVKFEGDTQLLLPSDGNNKVLRTVITPWLGQRLTFNDLQAMTLAVTRFYRQQGFVAAQAILPPQTIREGVVVVRILAGRLDKPEVNNQSRLNTGFATAVIESNSCSKEVGFFGDKYCAASPAELSRLERTAIVLNEIPGIDASLALKPGTQSGMTRVYADMTPGQTAMGYIGADNQGNDYSGHNRLLMGGALNNITGWGDQLRADLILSSSADVFNGMLDYNFPINTYGTRAAVNYSYLDYTLKGPFDILDARGHSNTWGIDLRHPWTRHSAARIDVNIGYYQGRMRDSLIMLPEQKRNLDAGELGINGTFTAIPRGLSNFNLLSTAGHLSLDDEFSKNINSLTNISGTFARFNYRVGHDQGLGPNFSFFNQFTGQMASKNLDSSQKLLLGGPLAVRAYGIGERAVDKGTVFTTELRAHWQPPLPAWTGVGNQITFAAFFDQGWGSYYRQPIEGLTGNNINLSGFGAYIYLSRAADYSLNLTWAHRTGQAATPQSDNDQLWLSAYKMF